In the Pelorhabdus rhamnosifermentans genome, TGAAAAATTTGGGAGTGGGGAGAGGATGGAAATGGGTTCAGCTAAAATTTATCTTTCATCACCGCATATGAGTGATGAAGGGTATGAAAAGGTTTATGTCAGAGAGGCTTTTGACACGAATTGGATTGCCCCCCTTGGCAAGAACGTGAATGAGTTTGAAAAAGAATTCTCAGCAAAATTAGGCGCAAAGTGTGCGGCGGCACTGTCTTCTGGAACAGCTGCCATTCATATGGCGCTGAAAGCAGTGGGTGTAGGTCAAGACCAGGAAAGGATTGATCGTCACAACCGAGATATTGTGTTTTGTCCTTCCATGACTTTTTCAGCTACGGCAAATCCGATTATCTATCAGAATGCCGTACCTGTTTTTATTGATTCCGATGAGGAATCGTGGAATATGTCACCTGTCGCGCTAGAAAAGGCGTTTCAGAAATATGAGGGAAAGGTCAAGGCCGTATTAGTCGCTCATCTCTATGGTTTATCAGCTGATTTAGATAAGATATTGGCGTTGTGTAATCACTATCATGTTCCTTTGATTGAAGATGCTGCTGAATCGTTAGGTACGTTATATAAAGGAAAATACACGGGAACTTTTGGAAAATACGGCATATTTAGTTTCAATGGCAATAAAATTATCACAACATCTGGTGGGGGCATGGTTGTAGCGAACGATCCGGAAACGTCCGAAGAGCGCATTGCTAAAATACGTTTCTGGGCTACTCAGAGTAGAGATACAGCCCGGTGGTATCAGCATAGTGAGCTTGGCTACAATTATCGGATGTCAAACGTTGTGGCAGGCATTGGCCGAGGACAATTGAAAGTTTTAGATCAGAGAATAGCAGAAAAGAAAAACATTTTTGCCTTTTATCAGCGGGCGTTTGAAGGATTAGACGGCATTGAAATGATGCCTGTAAATGATTGGAATCAGCCCAATTATTGGCTTTCTTGCATTACGCTGAATGGATCGGTGACGCCGCTCGATGTGTTGCGGGCTTTAGATGAAGAAAATATTGAATCACGTCCGATTTGGAAGCCGATGCATCTTCAACCTTACTATAGTGAGTGTGATTTTATTAGTCAGTGTGAGAGTGATCCTGTCGATGGCGAGCTTTTTAAGAATAGTGTATGTAATAGTGTTAGTGAGAAGATTTTTAAGCAAGGTGTATGTTTGCCAAGCGACACGAATATGAATGAAGATGATTTGGAAAGGGTCGTTAGGATCATGAAGAAGTTGTGGAGATGAAAGATGCAGGTAGAGTCGATCGGATTGTATAGAAAGGTTTTTAAAAGATGGATGGATTTTGTATTGTCACTATGTTCGATCCTAGTTCTATCGCCTGTAATACTTATTATCGCTTTTTTTGTCCGAGTTAAATTAGGTAGTCCAGTATTTTTTAAGCAACAGCGACCAGGGGTACATGAGAAGATATTTAAGATGGTTAAATTTAGAACAATGACAGACGAAAGAGGCGAGGATGGAAAACTGCTTGCTGATGAAAAACGTTTGAATCGTTTCGGTAAGCTATTACGCTCTACATCATTAGATGAACTGCCGGAGCTCATCAACATCTTAAAAGGTGATATGAGTATTGTGGGACCGAGGCCATTATTGGTTCAATATTTACCCTTGTACGATGAATACCAAAGACATCGACATGATGTGAGGCCTGGGCTTACCGGATATGCACAGATTCATGGGCGAAATGCGATTAGCTGGGAAGAGAAGTTCGCATTGGACGTGGAATATACGCAGAGCATAACCTTTCTGGGTGACTGGAAGATCATCATCAAAACAGTGATCAAGGTGTTTAAACGGGAAGGAATCAATTCTGGGCGGGCTGCTACGATGGAAGCGTTTCGCGGTAGAGAGAATAAAGGAAAACAGTCAATAGATTTATAGTGGGGATGAGATGTTGCAAAAATTAGTCATCATCGGAGCCGGAGGTTTTGGTCGCGAAGTTCAGTGGCTCGTAGAAAGAATGAATCAGCAAGAGAAAACATGGAATTTAATGGGATATATAGATGACGGAATGGAGAAGGGAACGATTATTAATGGCCTTCCGGTTTTAGGAAGTATCAATGACTTAATAAAAGTTGAAGAGAAAGTGGCAGTTGCTTGTGCAATCGGTACTTCTGCAACAAGAAAAAAAGTACTTGACCGTTTAAAGAATAACAGCCAAATGGAGTTTCCTAACTTAATTGATCCGAGTGTTTTGGTATCCGGTTTAGTTTGTTTGGGGAAGGGGATTATCATTTGTGCCGGCAGTGTCCTTACTGTAAATATAACATTGGAGGATTTCGTAATTATCAATTTGGATTGTACCATTGGGCATGATTCGAAATTAAGTAGGTTTGTTACGTTGTATCCCAGCGTAAATATTTCAGGAAACGTCTTTGTCGGTGAGGAAACGGAGTTAGGAACGGGTACGCAAATTATACAAGGAATGAAGGTTTTGAATAATAGTATTGTTGGGGCAGGGGCGGTTGTCGTAAAAGACATACCTTCTAAATGTACAGCCGTAGGCAGTCCCGCTAAACCAATAAGATTTTATGAATAGAGGATATTAAGGAGAGTATCGATTTGAAGAATGTTTGGTTGTGGAATCATTATGCAACGAATATGTGTAGTGACCGTGGTGGAAGACATTACTGGTTTGCAGAAAATCTCATTAAACAAGGATATAATGCGACGGTATTTTGTGCAAATACAATTCATAATTCTGCGGAAATCATAGCAGTTGATAGTGGAAAATATACTTCCTATTTATCAGCAGACGGAATCCCGTTTGTATTTGTGAAGACACCATCCTACATGGAAAATGGAAAGCAGAGAATCAAAAACATGGTAGCTTTCTACAGAAATATTTTTCCTGTTTCTAAGGATTATGCAAAAATAAATGGCAAACCTGATGTTATTCTCGCATCAAGTGTTCATCCTCTTACTTTGGTGGCAGGAATAAAAATTGCTAAGAAGTTTAGTATACCTTGTATTTGTGAAGTAAGAGATTTGTGGCCGGAAAGTATCGTAGCGTATGGTATTTTAAAGCGAAGGAGCATCCTAGCCCAAGCATTATATAAAGGTGAAAAATGGATTTATAAAAAGGCGGACTCTA is a window encoding:
- a CDS encoding acetyltransferase; translation: MLQKLVIIGAGGFGREVQWLVERMNQQEKTWNLMGYIDDGMEKGTIINGLPVLGSINDLIKVEEKVAVACAIGTSATRKKVLDRLKNNSQMEFPNLIDPSVLVSGLVCLGKGIIICAGSVLTVNITLEDFVIINLDCTIGHDSKLSRFVTLYPSVNISGNVFVGEETELGTGTQIIQGMKVLNNSIVGAGAVVVKDIPSKCTAVGSPAKPIRFYE
- a CDS encoding DegT/DnrJ/EryC1/StrS family aminotransferase, translating into MGSAKIYLSSPHMSDEGYEKVYVREAFDTNWIAPLGKNVNEFEKEFSAKLGAKCAAALSSGTAAIHMALKAVGVGQDQERIDRHNRDIVFCPSMTFSATANPIIYQNAVPVFIDSDEESWNMSPVALEKAFQKYEGKVKAVLVAHLYGLSADLDKILALCNHYHVPLIEDAAESLGTLYKGKYTGTFGKYGIFSFNGNKIITTSGGGMVVANDPETSEERIAKIRFWATQSRDTARWYQHSELGYNYRMSNVVAGIGRGQLKVLDQRIAEKKNIFAFYQRAFEGLDGIEMMPVNDWNQPNYWLSCITLNGSVTPLDVLRALDEENIESRPIWKPMHLQPYYSECDFISQCESDPVDGELFKNSVCNSVSEKIFKQGVCLPSDTNMNEDDLERVVRIMKKLWR
- a CDS encoding sugar transferase, whose amino-acid sequence is MDFVLSLCSILVLSPVILIIAFFVRVKLGSPVFFKQQRPGVHEKIFKMVKFRTMTDERGEDGKLLADEKRLNRFGKLLRSTSLDELPELINILKGDMSIVGPRPLLVQYLPLYDEYQRHRHDVRPGLTGYAQIHGRNAISWEEKFALDVEYTQSITFLGDWKIIIKTVIKVFKREGINSGRAATMEAFRGRENKGKQSIDL